One segment of Macaca fascicularis isolate 582-1 chromosome 4, T2T-MFA8v1.1 DNA contains the following:
- the MICAL1 gene encoding F-actin-monooxygenase MICAL1 isoform X4: protein MASPTSTNPAHAHFESFLQAQLCQDVLSSFQELCGALGLEPGGGLPQYHKIKDQLNYWSAKSLWTKLDKRAGQPVYQQGRACTSTKCLVVGAGPCGLRVAVELALLGARVVLVEKRTKFSRHNVLHLWPFTIHDLRALGAKKFYGRFCTGTLDHISIRQLQLLLLKVVLLLGVEIHWGVTFTGLQPPPRKGSGWRAQLQPNPPAQLANYEFDVLISAAGGKFVPEGFKVREMRGKLAIGITANFVNGRTVEETQVPEISGVARIYNQSFFQSLLKATGIDLENIVYYKDDTHYFVMTAKKQCLLRLGVLRQDWPDTDRLLGSANVVPEALQRFARAAADFATHGKLGKLEFAQDAHRQPDVSAFDFTSMMRAESSARVQEKHGARLLLGLVGDCLVEPFWPLGTGVARGFLAAFDAAWMVKRWAEGAEPLEVLAERESLYQLLSQTSPENMHRNVAQYGLDPATRYPNLNLRAVTPNQVRDLYDVLTKEPVQRNDKTDAGMPTTGSAGGSAGTQEELLRWCQEQTAGYPGVHVSDLSSSWTDGLALCALVHRLQPGLLEPSELQGLGALEATAWALKVAEHELGITPVVSAQAVVAGSDPLGLIAYLSHFHSAFKSTAHSPGPVSQASPGTSSAVLFLGKLQRTLQRSRAKENAEDAGGKKLRLEMDAETPSTEVPPDPEPGVPLTPPSQHQEAGAGDLCALCGEHLYVLERLCVDGHFFHRSCFRCHTCEATLWPGGYEQHPGDGHFYCLQHLPQPDHKEEGSDGGPESPELPTPSENSMPPGLSTPTASQEGVGPVPDPSQPTRRRIHLSSLERQRLSSLNLTPDPEMEPPPKPPRSCSALARHALESSFVGWGLPVQGPQALAAMEKEEEESSSSSEEEEDVPLDSDVEQALQTFAKTSGTMNDYPTWRRTLLRRAKEEEMKRFRKAQTIQRRLNEIEGALRELEAEGVKLELALRRQSSSPEQQKKLWVGQLLQLVDKKNSLVAEEAELMITVQELNLEEKQWQLDQELRGYMNREETLKTAADRQAEDQVLRKLVDLVNQRDALIRLQEERRLSELALGIGAQG from the exons ATGGCTTCACCCACCTCCACCAACCCAGCGCATGCCCATTTTGAGAGCTTCCTGCAGGCCCAGCTGTGCCAGGACGTGCTGAGCAGCTTCCAGGAGCTATGTGGGGCCCTGGGACTGGAGCCCGGTGGGGGGCTGCCCCAGTACCACAAGATCAAGGACCAGCTCAACTACTGGAGTGCCAAGTCACTGTGGACCAAGCTGGACAAGCGAGCAGGCCAGCCTGTCTACCAGCAGGGCCGGGCCTGCACCAGCACCAAG tgcctggtggtgggtgccggaCCTTGTGGGCTGCGGGTCGCTGTGGAGCTGGCACTGCTGGGTGCCCGAGTGGTGCTGGTGGAAAAGCGCACCAAGTTCTCTCGCCACAACGTGCTCCACCTCTGGCCCTTCACCATCCACGACCTGCGGGCACTTGGTGCTAAGAAGTTCTACGGGCGCTTCTGCACTGGCACCCTGGACCACATCA GCATCCGGCAGCTCCAGCTGCTTCTGCTGAAGGTAGTATTGCTGCTGGGGGTGGAAATTCACTGGGGCGTCACTTTTACTGGCCTCCAGCCCCCTCCCAGAAAGG GGAGTGGCTGGCGTGCCCAGCTCCAACCCAACCCCCCTGCCCAGCTGGCCAACTATGAATTTGACGTCCTTATCTCCGCTGCAGGAGGTAAATTCGTCCCTGAAG GCTTCAAAGTTCGAGAAATGCGAGGCAAACTGGCCATTGGCATCACAGCCAACTTTGTGAACGGACGCACCGTGGAGGAGACACAGGTGCCGGAGATCAGTGGTGTAGCCAGGATCTACAACCAGAGCTTCTTCCAGAGCCTTCTCAAAGCCACAG GCATTGATCTGGAGAACATTGTGTACTACAAGGATGACACCCACTACTTTGTGATGACAGCCAAAAAGCAGTGCCTGCTGCGGCTGGGGGTGCTGCGCCAG GACTGGCCAGACACCGATCGGCTGCTGGGCAGTGCCAATGTGGTGCCCGAGGCTCTGCAGCGCTTTGCCCGGGCAGCTGCTGACTTTGCCACCCATGGCAAGCTCGGGAAACTCGAGTTTGCCCAGGATGCCCACAGGCAGCCTGATGTCTCTGCCTTTGACTTCACAAGCATGATGCGGGCAGAGAGTTCTGCTCGTGTGCAAGAGAAGCACGGCGCCCGCCTGCTGCTGGGACTGGTGGGGGACTGCCTGGTGGAG CCCTTCTGGCCTCTGGGCACTGGAGTGGCGCGGGGCTTCCTGGCAGCCTTTGATGCAGCCTGGATGGTGAAGCGGTGGGCAGAGGGCGCTGAGCCCCTAGAGGTGTTGGCTGAGCG TGAGAGCCTGTACCAGCTTCTATCACAGACATCCCCAGAAAACATGCATCGCAATGTGGCCCAGTATGGGCTGGACCCAGCCACCCGCTACCCCAACCTGAACCTCCGGGCAGTGACCCCCAATCAG GTACGAGACCTGTACGACGTGCTAACCAAGGAGCCTGTGCAGAGGAATGACAAGACAGATGCAGGGATGCCAACCACCG GGTCGGCAGGCGGGTCGGCAGGCACCCAGGAGGAGCTGCTACGCTGGTGCCAGGAGCAGACAGCTGGGTACCCGGGAGTCCACGTCTCCGATTTGTCTTCCTCCTGGACTGATGGGCTAGCTCTGTGTGCCCTGGTGCACCGGTTGCAGCCTGGCCTGCT GGAACCCTCAGAGCTGCAGGGGCTGGGGGCTCTGGAAGCAACTGCCTGGGCACTAAAGGTGGCAGAGCATGAGCTGGGCATCACACCGGTGGTGTCTGCACAGGCCGTGGTGGCAGGGAGCGACCCACTGGGCCTCATTGCCTACCTCAGCCACTTCCACAGTGCCTTCAAGAGCACGGCCCACAGCCCAG GCCCTGTCAGCCAGGCCTCCCCAGGGACCTCCAGTGCTGTATTATTCCTCGGTAAACTTCAGAGGACCCTGCAGCGATCCCGGGCCAAG GAAAATGCAGAGGATGCTGGTGGCAAGAAGCTGCGCTTGGAG ATGGACGCCGAGACCCCAAGTACTGAGGTGCCACCTGACCCAGAGCCTGGTGTACCCCTGACACCCCCATCCCAACACCAGGAG GCTGGTGCCGGGGACCTGTGTGCACTTTGTGGGGAACACCTGTATGTCCTGGAACGCCTCTGTGTCGACGGCCATTTCTTCCACCGGAGCTGCTTCCGCTGCCACACCTGTGAGGCCACACTATGGCCAGGTGGCTACGAGCAGCACCCAGGAGATG GACATTTCTACTGCCTCCAGCACCTGCCCCAGCCAGACCACAAAGAAGAAGGCAGTGATGGAGGCCCCGAGAGTCCG GAGCTCCCCACACCAAGTGAGAATAGCATGCCACCAGGCCTCTCAACTCCCACAGCCTCGCAGGAGGGGGTCGGTCCTGTTCCAGATCCCAGCCAGCCCACCCGTCGGCGGATCCACCTCTCCAGCCTAGAGCGCCAGCGGTTGTCCTCCCTTAACCTTACCCCTGACCCGGAAATGGAGCCTCCACCTAAGCCCCCCCGCAGCTGCTCCGCCTTGGCCCGCCACGCCCTGGAGAGCAGCTTTGTGGGTTGGGGCCTGCCAGTCCAGGGCCCTCAAG CTCTTGCGGCcatggagaaggaggaagaagagagttcCTCCTCCagtgaagaggaagaagatgtaCCTTTGGACTCAGATGTGGAACAG GCCCTGCAGACCTTTGCCAAGACCTCAGGCACCATGAATGACTACCCAACATGGCGTCGGACTCTGCTGCGCCGTGCgaaggaggaggagatgaagAGGTTCCGCAAGGCCCAG ACCATCCAACGGCGACTAAATGAGATCGAGGGTGCCCTGAGGGAGCTAGAGGCCGAGGGCGTGAAGCTGGAGCTGGCCCTGAGGCGCCAGAGCA gttccccagaacagcaaaagaaactatgggTAGGACAGCTGCTACAGCTCGTTGACAAGAAAAACAGCCTGGTGGCTGAGGAGGCTGAGCTCATGATCAC GGTGCAGGAGTTGAACCTGGAGGAGAAACAGTGGCAGCTGGACCAGGAGCTACGAGGCTACATGAACCGGGAAG AAACCCTAAAGACAGCTGCTGATCGGCAGGCTGAGGACCAGGTCCTGAGGAAGCTGGTGGATTTGGTCAACCAGAGAGATGCCCTCATCCGCTTGCAGGAAGAGCGCAGACTCAGCGAGCTGGCCTTGGGGATAGGGGCCCAGGGCTAG
- the MICAL1 gene encoding F-actin-monooxygenase MICAL1 isoform X5 has product MASPTSTNPAHAHFESFLQAQLCQDVLSSFQELCGALGLEPGGGLPQYHKIKDQLNYWSAKSLWTKLDKRAGQPVYQQGRACTSTKCLVVGAGPCGLRVAVELALLGARVVLVEKRTKFSRHNVLHLWPFTIHDLRALGAKKFYGRFCTGTLDHISIRQLQLLLLKVVLLLGVEIHWGVTFTGLQPPPRKGSGWRAQLQPNPPAQLANYEFDVLISAAGGKFVPEGFKVREMRGKLAIGITANFVNGRTVEETQVPEISGVARIYNQSFFQSLLKATGIDLENIVYYKDDTHYFVMTAKKQCLLRLGVLRQDWPDTDRLLGSANVVPEALQRFARAAADFATHGKLGKLEFAQDAHRQPDVSAFDFTSMMRAESSARVQEKHGARLLLGLVGDCLVEPFWPLGTGVARGFLAAFDAAWMVKRWAEGAEPLEVLAERESLYQLLSQTSPENMHRNVAQYGLDPATRYPNLNLRAVTPNQVRDLYDVLTKEPVQRNDKTDAGMPTTGSAGGSAGTQEELLRWCQEQTAGYPGVHVSDLSSSWTDGLALCALVHRLQPGLLEPSELQGLGALEATAWALKVAEHELGITPVVSAQAVVAGSDPLGLIAYLSHFHSAFKSTAHSPGPVSQASPGTSSAVLFLGKLQRTLQRSRAKENAEDAGGKKLRLEPPCLVSLPFPSAPSVHLYASPPSWPCPSTLPA; this is encoded by the exons ATGGCTTCACCCACCTCCACCAACCCAGCGCATGCCCATTTTGAGAGCTTCCTGCAGGCCCAGCTGTGCCAGGACGTGCTGAGCAGCTTCCAGGAGCTATGTGGGGCCCTGGGACTGGAGCCCGGTGGGGGGCTGCCCCAGTACCACAAGATCAAGGACCAGCTCAACTACTGGAGTGCCAAGTCACTGTGGACCAAGCTGGACAAGCGAGCAGGCCAGCCTGTCTACCAGCAGGGCCGGGCCTGCACCAGCACCAAG tgcctggtggtgggtgccggaCCTTGTGGGCTGCGGGTCGCTGTGGAGCTGGCACTGCTGGGTGCCCGAGTGGTGCTGGTGGAAAAGCGCACCAAGTTCTCTCGCCACAACGTGCTCCACCTCTGGCCCTTCACCATCCACGACCTGCGGGCACTTGGTGCTAAGAAGTTCTACGGGCGCTTCTGCACTGGCACCCTGGACCACATCA GCATCCGGCAGCTCCAGCTGCTTCTGCTGAAGGTAGTATTGCTGCTGGGGGTGGAAATTCACTGGGGCGTCACTTTTACTGGCCTCCAGCCCCCTCCCAGAAAGG GGAGTGGCTGGCGTGCCCAGCTCCAACCCAACCCCCCTGCCCAGCTGGCCAACTATGAATTTGACGTCCTTATCTCCGCTGCAGGAGGTAAATTCGTCCCTGAAG GCTTCAAAGTTCGAGAAATGCGAGGCAAACTGGCCATTGGCATCACAGCCAACTTTGTGAACGGACGCACCGTGGAGGAGACACAGGTGCCGGAGATCAGTGGTGTAGCCAGGATCTACAACCAGAGCTTCTTCCAGAGCCTTCTCAAAGCCACAG GCATTGATCTGGAGAACATTGTGTACTACAAGGATGACACCCACTACTTTGTGATGACAGCCAAAAAGCAGTGCCTGCTGCGGCTGGGGGTGCTGCGCCAG GACTGGCCAGACACCGATCGGCTGCTGGGCAGTGCCAATGTGGTGCCCGAGGCTCTGCAGCGCTTTGCCCGGGCAGCTGCTGACTTTGCCACCCATGGCAAGCTCGGGAAACTCGAGTTTGCCCAGGATGCCCACAGGCAGCCTGATGTCTCTGCCTTTGACTTCACAAGCATGATGCGGGCAGAGAGTTCTGCTCGTGTGCAAGAGAAGCACGGCGCCCGCCTGCTGCTGGGACTGGTGGGGGACTGCCTGGTGGAG CCCTTCTGGCCTCTGGGCACTGGAGTGGCGCGGGGCTTCCTGGCAGCCTTTGATGCAGCCTGGATGGTGAAGCGGTGGGCAGAGGGCGCTGAGCCCCTAGAGGTGTTGGCTGAGCG TGAGAGCCTGTACCAGCTTCTATCACAGACATCCCCAGAAAACATGCATCGCAATGTGGCCCAGTATGGGCTGGACCCAGCCACCCGCTACCCCAACCTGAACCTCCGGGCAGTGACCCCCAATCAG GTACGAGACCTGTACGACGTGCTAACCAAGGAGCCTGTGCAGAGGAATGACAAGACAGATGCAGGGATGCCAACCACCG GGTCGGCAGGCGGGTCGGCAGGCACCCAGGAGGAGCTGCTACGCTGGTGCCAGGAGCAGACAGCTGGGTACCCGGGAGTCCACGTCTCCGATTTGTCTTCCTCCTGGACTGATGGGCTAGCTCTGTGTGCCCTGGTGCACCGGTTGCAGCCTGGCCTGCT GGAACCCTCAGAGCTGCAGGGGCTGGGGGCTCTGGAAGCAACTGCCTGGGCACTAAAGGTGGCAGAGCATGAGCTGGGCATCACACCGGTGGTGTCTGCACAGGCCGTGGTGGCAGGGAGCGACCCACTGGGCCTCATTGCCTACCTCAGCCACTTCCACAGTGCCTTCAAGAGCACGGCCCACAGCCCAG GCCCTGTCAGCCAGGCCTCCCCAGGGACCTCCAGTGCTGTATTATTCCTCGGTAAACTTCAGAGGACCCTGCAGCGATCCCGGGCCAAG GAAAATGCAGAGGATGCTGGTGGCAAGAAGCTGCGCTTGGAG CCTCCCTGCCTAGTCTCACTCCCCTTCCCTTCAGCCCCTTCTGTTCATCTGTACGCATCCCCTCCCAGCTGGCCCTGCCCCTCTACCCTCCCTGCCTGA